From a region of the Fervidobacterium sp. genome:
- the csm2 gene encoding type III-A CRISPR-associated protein Csm2 codes for MLGQANQGKINQSTLEEVEEDVKNILDINGSDPDGSKMIKVAEKYAKKVKDKLTMTQIRKVFNDISKLNGKENYKYKLNMILVNFLYNAKRSNYPRDFIEFFIKLLNETVNNGEEKLGRFKDFFEALVAYTKFYEKESLQNEEKNRK; via the coding sequence ATGCTTGGACAAGCAAATCAAGGAAAAATCAATCAATCAACTTTGGAAGAAGTGGAAGAAGATGTTAAAAATATATTAGATATTAATGGTAGTGATCCAGACGGTAGTAAAATGATAAAGGTCGCTGAGAAATATGCTAAGAAGGTGAAAGATAAATTAACAATGACTCAAATAAGAAAAGTATTTAATGACATATCAAAGCTTAATGGCAAAGAAAATTACAAATACAAACTAAACATGATATTGGTGAATTTTTTGTACAACGCTAAAAGAAGCAATTATCCAAGGGATTTTATAGAATTTTTTATAAAACTGTTAAATGAAACAGTTAACAATGGAGAAGAAAAGCTTGGAAGGTTTAAGGACTTTTTTGAGGCACTTGTGGCGTATACTAAATTCTACGAGAAAGAATCATTACAAAACGAAGAGAAAAACAGGAAATAA
- the csm3 gene encoding type III-A CRISPR-associated RAMP protein Csm3 — protein MPIKEIKLLGKYIVEAEIEAKTGLHIGSSKDTMKIGDVDNPVIKDANGVPYIPGSSLKGKMRALMEFYHEKLKPNLMILTKSGATSIRIHMCDEPDCPVCGLFGRNHGKHKTVNENNKEFKNISPTRLIVRDAFLVEESITEEMKKNMGDDYTEIKFENNLDRITCEANPRQTERVPAGAVFKVSMVVNRYEIAYDDPNGSNSCDDQIKYLKELLIAMQLLEDDYLGGQGSRGYGKIKFRNIRITYKDNKVYANESEPVTKNYECILKALDKVNDDFGPKNG, from the coding sequence ATGCCGATCAAGGAAATTAAATTATTAGGTAAATACATTGTAGAAGCAGAAATAGAAGCCAAAACAGGTCTTCACATTGGTTCCTCAAAAGATACCATGAAGATAGGGGATGTTGACAATCCAGTCATAAAAGATGCTAATGGTGTGCCATATATTCCAGGTTCTTCCCTCAAAGGAAAAATGAGGGCTTTGATGGAATTTTATCACGAAAAATTAAAGCCTAATCTAATGATATTAACAAAAAGTGGGGCGACAAGTATTCGAATTCATATGTGCGATGAACCAGATTGCCCCGTGTGTGGACTTTTTGGTAGAAATCATGGAAAGCATAAGACAGTGAACGAAAATAATAAAGAATTTAAAAATATAAGTCCAACACGACTCATTGTCAGAGATGCATTTCTTGTTGAGGAAAGTATAACTGAAGAAATGAAAAAGAATATGGGAGATGATTATACTGAAATAAAGTTTGAAAATAACCTTGACAGGATAACTTGTGAAGCAAATCCAAGACAAACAGAAAGAGTACCAGCCGGTGCCGTTTTCAAAGTTAGTATGGTTGTTAACAGATATGAGATAGCATATGATGATCCCAACGGCTCAAATAGTTGCGATGATCAAATTAAATATCTAAAAGAATTGTTGATAGCTATGCAACTCTTAGAAGACGATTATCTTGGTGGTCAAGGATCGCGTGGTTATGGAAAAATAAAATTTAGGAATATAAGAATTACTTACAAAGATAATAAAGTATATGCAAATGAGTCGGAACCTGTGACTAAGAATTACGAATGTATTCTCAAAGCTTTAGATAAGGTAAATGATGACTTTGGACCAAAAAACGGTTAA
- the csm5 gene encoding type III-A CRISPR-associated RAMP protein Csm5 translates to MYDKKSKFIMNNYSYKVEVLTPVNIGTGQKIMNFELASTNRGVYVLNIQKIAEENIDIINKINDLLLNDDNATFAIQRLLENKKLRVAKYSKYSLKNYNIKELHRLRNIIEFVKTAGYPFIPGSSIKGVVMKELISTNSLFEQVRDIMRQIASDKDETKSKKFKLETEKLFRKILGDPKHSFGRFIRFSDTNPVSPDNLHVASVKIMAINEEQQLKYKKEDYKYKKGDYKYKRGDYSNSPEEALDIFYEVLPPGVTLEGTFSLLSNEYLNRLSSFSQDYDEFSWIKSKSALFQLFNGDLLMNIIKKIKNNVKEYIEKEKQIFSKVSGGSKYLKFLLDIEKKNNQLGDGEILIRLGSSTGFLSKSIIKNPKEVVDLLRNFMRGKVYNYEFPKTRKVIIKENGDFEQLGWVKISFLQQRRETVY, encoded by the coding sequence ATGTATGATAAAAAAAGCAAGTTTATTATGAATAACTACTCTTATAAGGTAGAAGTTTTAACACCTGTTAATATAGGAACCGGGCAGAAAATAATGAACTTCGAACTTGCATCAACCAACCGAGGAGTTTATGTACTGAACATACAGAAAATTGCAGAAGAAAATATCGATATAATTAATAAAATCAACGATTTGCTTCTTAACGATGATAATGCAACATTTGCTATTCAGAGACTTCTAGAAAATAAAAAATTAAGGGTTGCTAAGTACTCAAAATATTCGCTTAAGAATTACAATATCAAGGAATTGCATAGACTCAGAAATATTATAGAGTTTGTCAAAACAGCTGGGTATCCTTTTATACCAGGAAGCTCAATCAAAGGGGTTGTAATGAAAGAGCTCATTTCAACTAACAGCTTGTTTGAACAGGTAAGAGATATAATGCGACAAATTGCAAGTGACAAAGATGAAACCAAATCTAAAAAATTTAAGTTGGAAACAGAGAAGCTTTTTCGAAAAATTCTTGGTGATCCAAAACATAGCTTTGGTAGATTTATAAGGTTTAGTGATACAAACCCTGTAAGCCCAGATAATCTGCATGTAGCAAGTGTAAAGATAATGGCTATAAATGAAGAACAACAGCTAAAATATAAGAAGGAAGACTACAAATATAAGAAGGGAGACTACAAATATAAGAGGGGAGACTACAGTAACTCTCCGGAAGAAGCTCTTGACATTTTTTACGAAGTTCTTCCACCCGGGGTTACGCTAGAGGGAACTTTTAGCTTATTATCTAATGAATATCTAAACCGTTTGTCAAGTTTTTCCCAAGACTACGATGAATTTTCCTGGATTAAATCAAAGAGTGCCTTATTTCAACTATTTAATGGAGATTTATTGATGAACATAATTAAAAAGATAAAAAACAATGTCAAAGAATATATTGAAAAAGAAAAACAGATATTTTCTAAGGTTTCCGGAGGTAGTAAATATTTAAAGTTCCTTTTAGATATTGAAAAGAAAAATAACCAATTAGGCGATGGGGAAATCTTAATTCGATTAGGTTCAAGTACGGGATTTTTAAGCAAGAGTATAATTAAAAATCCAAAGGAAGTTGTAGATTTATTGAGAAATTTCATGAGAGGTAAGGTATACAACTATGAATTTCCAAAGACAAGGAAAGTTATAATCAAAGAAAATGGTGATTTTGAACAGCTAGGTTGGGTTAAGATAAGCTTCTTACAGCAAAGGAGGGAAACAGTATACTAA
- the csm4 gene encoding type III-A CRISPR-associated RAMP protein Csm4 yields the protein MPRYRVKLNFTSPFYVGTRNKQLTAPDRIIHSDTLFSAIVNTYSLIYGLRETEEFVNRIIQEGVFLCSSAFPVIGDTYFVPKPISYKLGFDDPKNEKKVQFVDIEMLISKNSLTKEQVEEKNRILSKSIKIVEKPRVSIDRITNSANIYYSADVELEKNVAYWFFLEVNEEYEKKLKTVVNVLGDEGIGGEKTYGYGQFMAEFFEDNQDYFGNFFLLLSVFKPSTDEVKCLEPNGYRIARRGGYAYSPYQDSSTEIRYQMYNVFTEGSVFKSLVKGEIVQSVFNKVHKMYKNYRAYLIRFEM from the coding sequence ATGCCTCGTTACAGAGTGAAATTGAACTTTACAAGTCCATTTTACGTTGGTACAAGAAATAAACAATTAACCGCTCCGGACAGAATAATTCATTCTGATACACTGTTCTCTGCGATTGTTAACACATATTCGTTGATTTATGGATTAAGAGAAACTGAGGAATTTGTTAATAGAATAATTCAAGAAGGGGTTTTTCTATGCTCGTCTGCATTTCCTGTGATTGGAGATACTTATTTTGTTCCAAAACCAATAAGTTATAAACTTGGGTTTGATGATCCAAAAAATGAAAAAAAAGTTCAATTTGTGGATATAGAAATGCTTATCAGTAAAAACTCTTTAACCAAAGAGCAAGTAGAAGAAAAGAATCGTATACTAAGTAAAAGTATAAAAATAGTTGAAAAGCCTAGAGTATCAATAGACAGGATAACAAATTCTGCAAATATATATTACTCTGCAGATGTGGAACTGGAAAAAAATGTTGCCTATTGGTTTTTCTTAGAAGTTAACGAAGAATACGAAAAAAAGCTCAAAACAGTTGTTAATGTTTTAGGTGACGAAGGAATAGGTGGAGAAAAAACATATGGTTATGGACAGTTCATGGCAGAATTTTTTGAAGACAACCAAGATTATTTCGGCAATTTCTTTCTGTTATTGTCTGTTTTTAAACCATCAACAGATGAAGTAAAGTGCTTAGAGCCAAACGGTTATAGAATTGCAAGAAGAGGAGGTTATGCTTACAGTCCATACCAAGATTCTTCAACAGAAATAAGATACCAGATGTACAATGTTTTTACTGAAGGAAGTGTTTTTAAAAGTTTAGTTAAAGGTGAAATAGTACAATCCGTGTTTAATAAAGTTCATAAAATGTATAAAAATTATCGGGCTTACTTAATACGTTTTGAAATGTAG